TGTTCGGACGCCAGCGCCCAGGTGACGGGCTCGGTGTTCACCATCGATGACGGCCAGACTCTGTAGGGCGCCAAGGGGACCGCTTTCAGCACTGAAGATCGTCGTTCTGGCGGATCACGGCGCTGAGACGCTCGCGTAGAACGACCGGGCGCCGCGCACGAACCGCATCGCCATTTCCGGCGCTTTGGGCGGCAAGGCCAGAGCCGACACCGTCCCTAATTCTAGTCGACGACCGACGCCTGCTTCGCCCCGTGCTGTCGATGGCCGAGACGCCGAAGCATTCGCCCACCGTCGCGCGCGGGACCTTCTTAGCCGTCGACGGCGCTTCCCAGCCAGCGCCCGTGCCTGCTATTCAGCCACGCCCTGCGCTCCACCTTGAGCGCCGGCCGCGCCAGAGCCTAGCAGTGGTAGATTTTTCAAGGACCTAGCGATGGCGACGCGCCTTGACCGAACGCCTAACCAACCGCTTAAATGGCTCCAAATCGAACGGACCTCCCGATGACTGATGTTGAAGCCACGAAATCCTCATCTCGCTCGCAGCTGCTGCAAGCAGCAGCGGCGTTGATGAGCGAGCGCGGCTCGATCGAAGTCTCCCTGAGCGAGATCGCGCAGAGGTCGCAGCTGAACTCGGCCCTGGTGAAGTATTATTTCGGCAGCAAGAACGGCCTGATGATGGAACTGGTCAAGGAGATCCTTGGTCGCGCCCTCGTTCAGATGGATGAACTGGTCGACATGGACCTGGCCCCGGTCGAGAAGCTGAAGCTTCACATCAAGGGCATCATCACCGTCTACTTCCGCTATCCGTTCGTGAACCGACTGATCCACGCCATGTTCCAGACCCCGGAGACGGCAAGGGAAGTGGCGGAGACCATTTCCAAGCCTCTGGCCGAGACCCAGCGCCGCCTGCTCGAAGAAGCCGTAGCCCAGGGCCGGATCCGCGAGATCGATCCGATGCTGTTCTACTTCATCGTCCTGGGCGCGTGCGACCACATCTTCTTCGGCCAGCACATCCTGCACCACTGCTTCGGCGTGGATGAAATCGACGACAACCTGCGCCGCCGCTACACCGACACCCTTCTCGACATGGTGCTGACGGGCCTGCTCATCGACAAGGACGGCGCCACCGCGGCAACGGCCATCAAGTCTGGCAAGGCGGCCTAGCCAAACGGCGCCCTAGCCGCCCGCCAAAGCCCCATAACGTTGGAGATGATGGTCCTCGTCGCCAAACTCGGCATCGATAGTCATGGCGCGCTTGAAGTAATGGCCAAGCGGCAGGTCGTCCGTCATCCCCATGCCGCCATGCAGCTGGATGGCGTTCTGGCCGACGAACCGGCACGCCTCGCCCACGGTGACCTTGGCGGCGGACACCGCCCGGGCGCGCTGCCGGGTCGACGCCTCCAGATTCAGTGTCGCTAACAGGACCGCCGAATCCGCCGCCTCGACCTGCATGAACATGTCGACCATGCGGTGCTGCAGAACCTGGAGCTCCGACAATGGTTTGCCGAACTGACGACGCTGGCTGGTATAGGCCACGGTGTCGCACAGCATCCGGCGCAGCACCCCGACCGCCTCGGCCGACAGAGCGGCGATGGTTTCGTCCGCAACCTTCTCGACCACCGGCAAAGCCTGTCCCGCCACGCCCAGCAAGGCCTCTGCATCCAGCCGCACATCGTCGAGCAGGACATCGGCGGCGCAACGTCCGTCTATCGTCGGATAGGGCTTCAGCGTCACGCCCGATTGGCGAGGGTCCAGCAGGAACAGCGACACCCCTTCAGGATCGCCCGGCGCCCCGTCGGTCCGCGCCGTTATGATCAGATGATTGGCCCCGGGCGCCGCGGTCACCAGCGACTTCATGCCCTTCACTCGCCAGCCGTCGCCGTCGCGCGCGGCCGTCGTCCTCACATCGGCAAAGGCATGGCGCGCCGTCAGCTCGGCCCAGCCGAAAGCCACCACAGCCTCTCCAACGACGATCCGGCGCAGCAGGTCATGGGCGACCGCACCGCCCGCCTCGCGCAACAGACCGCCGCACGTCACCACCGTCTCGATATAGGGCTCCAGCGCCAGGACCGCGCCAAGCTCCCCGGCGATCAGCATGACCTCGACGGCGCCGCCGCCCTGGCCGCCGATCGCTTCCGGCAGGGCCG
Above is a genomic segment from Candidatus Brevundimonas colombiensis containing:
- a CDS encoding TetR family transcriptional regulator: MTDVEATKSSSRSQLLQAAAALMSERGSIEVSLSEIAQRSQLNSALVKYYFGSKNGLMMELVKEILGRALVQMDELVDMDLAPVEKLKLHIKGIITVYFRYPFVNRLIHAMFQTPETAREVAETISKPLAETQRRLLEEAVAQGRIREIDPMLFYFIVLGACDHIFFGQHILHHCFGVDEIDDNLRRRYTDTLLDMVLTGLLIDKDGATAATAIKSGKAA
- a CDS encoding acyl-CoA dehydrogenase family protein, which translates into the protein MDFDLTSEQSQLRDTLRRYLAEAYPFAARTEASRNGPGRRPEVWRALARDLGLLGAALPEAIGGQGGGAVEVMLIAGELGAVLALEPYIETVVTCGGLLREAGGAVAHDLLRRIVVGEAVVAFGWAELTARHAFADVRTTAARDGDGWRVKGMKSLVTAAPGANHLIITARTDGAPGDPEGVSLFLLDPRQSGVTLKPYPTIDGRCAADVLLDDVRLDAEALLGVAGQALPVVEKVADETIAALSAEAVGVLRRMLCDTVAYTSQRRQFGKPLSELQVLQHRMVDMFMQVEAADSAVLLATLNLEASTRQRARAVSAAKVTVGEACRFVGQNAIQLHGGMGMTDDLPLGHYFKRAMTIDAEFGDEDHHLQRYGALAGG